DNA sequence from the Acidobacteriota bacterium genome:
ATCAACAAGCTGCCGGCGCAGTTCATTGCGCCTCCCATCGCCACGGTGCTGCTCTGGGGCGTCTTCTGGCGCCGCGGAACGCGTCAGGCGGGGACGTTCACCCTGCTCTTCGGCTTCGTGGCCGGCTTCATCATCTTCCTGTTCGACATGGGCTTCGGCTTCCTCGGCGGCGTCCAGTACGTCTCCGACCCCGTGAACGGCCTGGGGATCCCGTTCCTGCTCCAAGCGTGGTGGTACTTCTGCATCCTGAGCGTCATCTACGTGGCAGTCAGCCTGGCGACCCCGCCACCAAAGCCCGAGCAGATCGACGGCCTGACCTGGGACAAGCCCTACGCGTTCCTGGCCCGGTCGGAGATCACGGGAGTCCGCGACCCGCGGCTGCTGGCGGCGCTGCTGGCCGCTGCTCTGGTCGTGATGTACGTGCTGGTGCGGTAGGGCGAAGCGGACCCCCCCGTCCGAAACTCGGGGCAAGCCAGGCAGTCCAAGAGACGGGCTCAAGATCCGTCCTAGCCCTATGAAGGGCGGGAAAGCGATGCAGAGCACAGCAGTAGAATGGCGGGAAGCACGACGCAAGCTTGAGGAAGTCGGGTTCGACCCGAGTCAGGCTGAGGCGCTGGTCGAGATGGTGAGCAGCCGCGAGCAACAGCTGGCAACAAGGGACGACGTAGCTGTCCTTAGGGGCGATGTCGCCGTACTCAAGCACGACGTCGCTCTGCTCAAGGACGATGTCGCCGATCTGAAGGTCGGAATGGCCTCGATCGAGGGCCGTCTGGATGGCCTCACGGCTGTAGTCGACACCCTAAGACGCGAAGTACGGGACCGCCACGAGAGCCTGAGGAAGGAGCTCAACGCTCGAATCGACGCCCTGGACGTCAGCGTAGGCGCACGTCTGGAAGCGTTCAGCAGCGAGTTGAACGGCCGGATGACGGCGTTGGAAGGTGATGTAGCCGGCCGGATGACCGCGTTGGAAGGTGATGTAACCGGCCGGATGACCGCGTTGGAAGCTGGTGTAACCGGCCGGATGGCCACGTTGGAAGCTGGTGTAACCGGCCGGATGGCCGCGTTGGAAGCTGGTGTAACCGGCCGGATGACCGCGCTGGAAGGCGGCCTGACCGGCAGGATGGACGGCCTCGGCAGTCAACTGACGACGATCAAGTGGTTCCTCGGCGCCATGATCGCCATGATGGCGCCGGCCACGGTGGCGCTCGTTCGCCTGGCTTTCCTGTAGGCGGCGGCTGCCCGCGGACGCCGAAACGATCGGTGGAGCCGAAAGGAGGACGCCTGCCTTTCCCTCTTGCGCGACGCGACTTTCTCCGGGCGTCCCTCATCGGGTTCGGCGCCTGCCTCGGCCTGCCGTCCTGGGCCGCGCAAACGACCGGTGACCGAGACCGCTTCGGAGGCTGGACCGGGCTGAAGTTCGACGCCACGGGCTTCTTTCGCACGGAGCACGATGGCCGGCGCTGGTGGCTGGTCACTCCGGAGGGCCACGCCTTCATCAGTTGGGGCGTCAACCACTACCACGCGAACTGGTGGGCGCAGGACTACAACCGCGATCACTGGCTGCGGCGATTCGGCGCGGAGGACGTGCACGACCGGGCCTGGAACCGGGGGTTCCGCGAGGCCGCCCTGGCCGATCTGCGAAGGCTCGGCCTCAACACTCTGGGCATTCACACGAACGCCACGATGCTCACCCACCCGCCCGGTCGGGCCCAGTTTCCCTTCGTCGCGCCCTACGAACCGCTCGTGCTGTCGCACTACCTCAAGCCCCAGCCGGACGCCTACGCGGACATCTTCGCATCCGAGTTCGAGGCGCTATGCGAGCGCACGGCCCGCCAAGTCGCCGCGCCCTACCGCGACGACCCGATGGTGCTGGGCTACTGCATGGCCGACTGTCCGCCCTTGACCGACAACGAGGCGGCATGGAACGGCAGCACCACGTGGCCCCGCCGGTTACGCAACTTCGCCGCCGAAGCCCCCGGCAAGCAGGCGTATGTCGGCTGCATGCGCGAGCGCTACGGCGACGTGTCCGGTTTCAACGCGACCTACGGCACCCGCTTCGGAACGTGGCCGGATCTGCTCGAGGCAAGAGACTGGCGGCCCGATCAGGCCCCCGCGAATCAGGCGGAGCGCGGCGACAACGCCGCGTTCCTGCTGCTCTGCGTCGAGAGCTACTACTCGGTCGCCAGAGCCGCCCTGCGCCGCGCCGACCCGAACCACCTCTTCCTGGGCGACAAGATCAACGGTGACACGGACGGGCTCCACTCGGTCGCGGCCGTGACGAGCCGGTTCACCGACCTGGTGAACACTCAGCACTACGCCCGCTGGGAGGGTCAGCGCGAGACGATGGATCGGCTGACGGACACTGTGGGGCAGCCTTTCCTGAACGGCGACGCCGCCTACACCACGCCGACCAAGACGATGCCCAATCCCCATGGACAGCACGCGCGCGACATGGCGGAGCGCGCCCTCTGGACACGGGAGTTCATGGAGAACGCCACCGCCCGTCCTGACTTCGTCGGCTGGCACATGTGCGGGATGATCGACACCGCGAACACCATGCCCGGCAAGGAGCAGGCTCAGCACCAGGGTCTGATGACCGTCCGCGGCGAGTTCTATCCCGAGATGGAAGCGACGGTCCGCGACATCTCGGATCGCCTCTACGTCCTCGCCACCGGAACGGGGTGAAAGCCGGTCCGCCGCGGCCTTCGCCGCCTCAGCCGGCTTTCTTCACTTCGAACGGCACCGCGAGCTGCTCCCACTGCAGCGCGACCCACGAGTCCACGATCACGAACTCCATCTCCTCCACGTGCTGCCCGATGGCTTTCGGGGTGGCGGTCACCCGTGCCGCGTCCTGACCGGCGTCGTACCGGAAGGCGCCCCACTGCTTCGCGGCCTTGTTGAAGATGACGGTCCACTCGTTCTCGCCCGGCTCGGTGAAGAGGGCATAGGTGCCGGCGGCCAGCTTCTGACCGCCGATCTCGACGTCGGCGCTGAAGGTGATCGTGGTCGCCTCGTCGGCGCCCGTCCGCCAGACCTGGCCGTAAGGAACCAGGCCGCCCCAGATCGTCCGGCCCTTCACCTTGGGCCGTCCGTACTCCACCGTGATGGAGACGCCGTCGATCTTCCCCTTCACCATCCCGTTCTTGCTCGCCCTGTCGGCATCGTCAGCGCGCTGCGCCATGGCGGGAAGCGCCGTGACCAGCAGGGCCGCGAAGATCAGGGGAATCGTTGCTCGGTACTTGTGCATGTCGTCCTCCAGCTAGAGAGTGTCATTTCGGCTCGCGACCGTAGGATAAACGGAAACCCGTAGTCCGTGTAGAAGCTCACACTGGGTGCGCCGGCGTCCCCGCCGGCATTCGGACAGCGGAAACTCCGGAACATCTTGGAACAACGGCATGGTGCAATCCCTCCGCCCGGTCCTCCCCCTGCTGCTCATCGCGGCTCTGGGCTGCCAACCAGAAGCCGGCGACGATCCGCCCAACGTCGTCCTCCTCATGGCCGACGACATGGGCTGGGCGCAGACCGGCTACTACGGCCATCCCCTGCTGAAGACGCCCCATCTCGACGCGATGGCCGGCGCCGGACTGCGCATGGACCGGTTCTACGCCGGCGCACCGAGCTGCACGCCGACCCGGGCAACCGTCATGACCGGCCGCACGAACGATCGCACCGGAGCGTTCCGCGTCGGCGACTCGATCAACAAGCAGGAGAAGTCGCTCGCCACGGCATTCCGGCAGGCCGGTTACGCGACGGCTCACTTTGGCAAGTGGCACCTGAACCAGGTCCACCCGAGCGGCGACAATCCGCTCCCCGGAGACGACCCCCACAATCCGGGCGAACTCGGCTTCGGCTACTGGCTGAGCCACACGAACCAGTTCAACCTGGACCCCGTCTTCAGTCAGAACGGAGTGCCAAAGCAGTTCGAGGGCGACTCGTCGGAGATCCTGGTCGCCGAAGCGCTGCGCTACATCTCGGAGCAGCGGGAGAACGGGAAGCCGGTGTTCGCGGTGATCTGGTACGCCTCACCGCACCGGCCCTTCGGCGCCTTCCCGGAAGACGAGGAGCCGTTCACGCAACTCGACGACGCCTCCAGGACGCACCACGCCGAGATCGTCGCCATGGACCGCTCGATCGGCACCCTCCGCGAGGGCCTGCGTGAACTCGGCATCGCCGGCAACACCCTGGTCTGGTTCACCAGCGACAACGGCGGGCTACCGGACATCGACTACGGCCCCGAGAATCCCGGCATCCGCCCCGACACCACCGGCCACCTGCGCGGCTTCAAGAAGGACTTCTACGAGGGCGGCCTGCGCGTGCCGACGATCATCGAATGGCCAGACGGCATCGCGCCGAGGATCTCCAACTTCCCCGCCAGCACGATGGACATCTTCCCGACGCTGATCGAGGTCGCAAAGCTCGACCCGGAGTCGATCAACGACGTGCACGACGGCATCTCCATCGCCGGCGTGTTCGAGTCCGAGCCCACCCGCCGCGAGCAGCCCATCGGCTTCCGCGCCAGCGGCGGCCTCGCCTGGCTCGACAACGACGTCAAGCTGGTGCGGAACTACTTCTCCGACCCGACCGATCCCTTCGAGCTCTACAACGTGATCGACGATCCCGGGGAAGAGGACAACCTGATCGAGCAGCAGCCCGAACTCGCCGCCCGCATGCGGGCGGAACTGGATGCCTGGAACCGGTCCGTCGACGCGAGCATCACCGGCGCCGACTACCCGGAGGGCAGGGTGCTGCCTTCGGGACGCACAGAGGCGCGGAGCCACTCGTCCAGCGCGTCTCGATCCAGCGTCCCTGCTTCGAGTCCTCCAACCAAGAACTCGTAGGCCTCCCGAGTTTCGACCTCCAGCTTCCAGCCATTCAGCCGCAGGAAGACGTCGGTCGCGAAGAACGCGATGCGCTTGTTCCCGTCAACGAAGGCATGGTTCATCAGCAACGACTCGAACAGCGCCGCGGCCATCTCCACCACGTCGTGGTAGTAGCCAGACTTAGGGCGGAAGAGCGCACTCTCCGCCAGCCCCAGGTCGCGCACGCCGGCTGAGCCACCAAAGCGCTCGATCAGCCGCTCGTGCAGCGCCAGTAGCTCGTCGAGCGTGAGGAACTGGACTCGGTCCACGGATCAGCGACGATAGACCGGTTACTGCGCGAGGAGCTTCCCCAACTCCTCGTTCTCGCGCATCGAGTCCTCCAGATGCCGCAGTACGTCCGGCCTCACGCGGCGCCGCGCGAGATACTCCTCGACCGCCTCGGAAAGCAGGCCCGAGACGTTCCGTTTCGTCTCCCTTGCCAGGTCACGAAGTTCGTTCCAGGCTGCCTCGTCCACCTTCGAGCTGATCTTGATCGCCGTCATCGAAACGCCTCCGGTCTCATCTACCCGCCACGTCCTGACGTGTCATGATACGTCAAGCTAGACCGCATCAGTGAATCACCCCCCGCAGCCGAGGATCCAGCAGATCCCGCAGGGCGTCCCCCACACAGTTGAACGACAGCACGAGCAGGAAGATCGCCACGCCCGGGACGATCGAGAGCAGCGGCTGCTGCTCGAGCATCGGGAAGGCCTGCTGGAGCATGTTGCCCCAGGTGGGGGTGGGCGGCTGGATGCCGACGCCGACGAAGCCGAGGGCGGCTTCGGTCAACACCGCGTAGCCCATGCTGAGGGTGCTCTGGACGATCACCGGGGCGATGCAGTTGGGCAGGATGTGGCGAACGATGATGCGCGGGTGGCTGAGGCCGAGCGACTCCGCGGCCTTGACGAAGTCCCGCTCACGGATGGAGAGCCCCTGGCTGCGGACGATCCTGGCCATCCAGGGCACGTTGGCGATGCCGATGGCGATGATCACCGTGCGCAGCGAGCCGCCGAGGGCGGCGGCCAGACCGACCGCGATCAGCAGGCTGGGGAACGTGACCAGCGCGTCCATGAGCCGCATCAGCACGTCGTCGACGCGGCCGCGGAAGTAGACGGACAGCAGGCCGAGAGGCACTCCCAGCAACACGCCCAATCCAACGGCGCCGAGGCTGACCAAGAGCGCGATCCGCGCACCGACGATCAACCGCGCCAGCGTGTCGCGGCCCATCTGGTCCGAGCCGAGCCAGTGCGCGGCGCTGGGACCCGAGAGGAGGTTGTCGAAGTCCATCTCCTCGGCGTCGACGGGGACGATCCAGGGCGACAGCACCGCCGCCGCGGCAATCAGCGCCAGCACGACGAGGCCAGCGAGCGCCTGCGGCACGGAGGCGAGCTTCCGCAGCAGCTCGAGGGTCGGGTGGCCCGGGCTGGCGGCGAGGCTAGTCACCGAACTTGATCCTCGGGTCGAGCCAGGCGCAGGCGAGGTCGGTGACCAGGTTGGCGGCGAGCACGGCGACCGCCATCAGCAGCACCGCCGCCTGCACGACCAGGAAGTCGCGGGCGAAGATCGCCTGCACGATGTACTGGCCGGTGCCGGGGATGCCGAAGAGCGTCTCGATGACGATCGCGCCGGCGAAGATGCGGCCGGTCTGCAGACCGAGAATCGTGATGACCGGCAGCAGCGCGTTGCGCAGGGCATGCGACCAGATCACCGTGCGCTCCCTCGAACCCCGGGCGCGCGAGGTGCGCAGGTAGTCCTGGGCGAGCACCTCGAGCATGGCCGAGCGGCTCTGCCGCATGATCAAGGCGCAGCTCGTCACGCCGAGGGCGAAGGCCGGCAGGACCATGTGGCGAAGGCTCTGCAACGGATCGTCGAAGAGGCTCACGTAGCCCTGGCTCGGCAGCCAGCCGAGCCCCACGCCGAAGAGCAGGATCGCCATGATGCCGAGCCAGAAGTTCGGGATGGCGACCCCGCCGATGGAGACCACCGTCGCCGCGTAGTCGATCGGTTTGCCGCGATAGACCGCGGAGGCGATGCCCGCCGGCACGCCGACGAGTACGGCGAGAATCCAGGCCGCCAGGCCGAACTGCAGGGTCACCAGAGCCCGGCCGCCGAGTTCCTCCGCCACCGGGCGCATGTTCTGGGTCGAACGGCCGAAGTCGCCCTGGAGGACGTTGCCGAGCCAGATCAGGTACTGGACGATCACCGGTTCGTCCAGGTGGTGACGTTCGCGGATGAGCTGCAACTGCTCCTCGTCGAGCGCCTCGCCGGGTCCGATGAACGCCCGCGCCGGGTCGCCCGGAATCGCGAGCATCAGCGCGAACACCAGGAACGTGACCAGGAGGAGGACGGGCACCGCCTGCAACAGGCGGCGCGCGAGGTAGCTGCGCAGGTGCTACTCCTCCAGCCAGATCGTCGCGAAGTTCATCTTGCCGTCCCAGCCCATCAACTGGTCGAGGTTGCGCACCCTCCCGGGCGCCGCCGCGAAGGTCACGCCGTAGAGCAGCGGCGTGAACCAGGCCTCGCCGAGCACCGTCCGGTTGAGCTCGATGTAGACCTGCTTGCGGGCGTCGTTGTCGTAGAGCGAGGCGCCCAGTTCCACGAGTTCATCGACGTCCGGCCGCAGCACGTTGCCCGGGTTGTAGTAGCCGTCGCTCTTGTAGGCCAGCGAGGCCATCCAGTCCGGCTCGGGATAGCGGCTCCAGGAGGTGATGAACATCGGGTACTCCTGGCCGTGGTTGAACCTCTCGGTCGCCGGTCCGCTCGACAGCACGTCGATGTCCATGTGGATGCCGATCTTCTTCAGCATCGCCCGCACCACCTCGGCGCTGGAGACGAGGAGGGGATTGTGGTGGGTGACCGCGGTGAACTCCAGGCCGCTCTCAAGCCCGGCCCTTTCGAGGTACTGCCGGGCCTTGTCGACGTCATAGGTCGGCCGTTCGCCGTCCGGCTCGTGGACCCAGGAACCCACCGGCCACATTCCCGCGTCGGCCTCGATCGCGCGGTCGAAGAAGATCGCCCTGTTGATCACGGTCGGGTCGACGGCGTGCGCGATCGCCAGCCGGACGTTCACGTCGTCGAGCGGCGGCTTGTCGACATTGAACACCAGTGTCAGCGCGATGCCGCCGCCCGGCATCGTCTCGATCCGGACCCGCTCGTCGCGCTCGAAGGTCGATACGTCCTTGTAGGGGAGGTAGGTGACGTCGATCTCGCCGGTGCGCAGGGCGGCGGCGCGGACGGTCTCGTCGCGGATCACCCGGATCGTCACCTCGTCGAGATACGGAAGCTGGTTGCCGTGCTCGTCGCGACCCCAGTAGTCCTCGTTCCTCACGAAGTGCACGAGGGTGCCGGTGATCACCTCCTTCACCCTGAACGGCCCGGTTCCCGACGGATTCCAGCCGTAGTCCGGGCCGAGCGCCTCGATCGCGGCCGGCGAGCTCATCACACCGCCGCGGTCGGCCAGCATGCCGAAACCCGCGCCCCACGGCCGCGCCAGATCGAAGCGCACGGTGTACTCGTCGATCACCTGGACCCCCTCGATCACCGCCAGCGAAGCGCGCGGCGTGGCGACCGTCTCGGGGTCCAGAATCCGCTCGATGTTGGTCTTCACCGCATGGGCATTGAAGGGTGTGCCGTCATGGAAGACGACGCCCTCCCGCAGGTGGAACGTGATCGAGTCGGGATCCGTCGCGATCTCCCAGGAGGTGGCGAGCGAGGTCTCCGGCCGCGGATTGAGCTGCGGATCCGCGTCGACCAGTTGATCGAAGATCTGCCGCCAGAAGTAGGCGTCAGCGCCCGACCGGCCCAGGATCGCGTCGAGGGACGTGGGTTCGAGTGAATGGCCCACCCGCAGATGGCCGCCGTAGCGCGGACCGCCGACGGCGGGGGGTCGGGGCGCCAGAGCGGCGGGCTCCAGCCGGTCGGCGCGGCTCTCGGGCGCGCAGCCGACGACGAACGTCAGTAGCCCCGCAAGCAGAAGCAGCAACGCGGATACGCTCGCCCTCAACGGCGACGGCAGTGGAACGACAGACATCTCAGGAACGTGCAACTCTATTGACTCACGGGACGCATACGATGAGAAAGCAAGCCGCACTCCTGATCCTCGGCGCGCTGCTCGCCGTGCCCTCCACCGCACAGCCCGGCGACCGGTCGGACCAGTTGCTGCTGGCGGCCGCGGCGCCGAATCGGCAGACGGGCCTTGAAGAGCGCCCGAACGTCCTGTTCATCGTCGCCGACGACCTGAACGTCGCGCTCGGCGCCTACCTCGACTCGGCGCCTTCTCCGCAGTATGCCGGCGCCAAGACCCCGAACCTGGACCGGCTGGCCGCCGAGGGCATCCGCTTCGACCGCGCCTACGTGCAGAACCCGCTCTGCAACCCCTCGCGGACCTCATTCCTGAGCGGACTGCGGCCGTCCACGACGGACATCCACAACGGGCAGACCCCTCCCCGCACGAAGATCGGCGACGACTTGCGCATGCTGCCGGAGCACTTCCACGACCACGGCTACTTCACGGCCCGGGTCGGGAAGATCGCGCACAACATCTTCGAGCACGCGGTGTCCTGGGACGTGTCGAACTTCGCCCTGTCGCGAGAGCCCGAAATGCGCCTTCACCTGCCGGGCTACCTGCCCGGCGTCGACCTGTCCGTCGAACGCGACAACACCTGGGTGGACGGTTCCGAGGACGGCATGTCACGCGCCGATGTCCTCGCACCCCTCGGCCGGCAAGGAGGTCTGCCCCTGTCATGGCGCGCGACGCACGAATCGCCGCGCATGACGCCGGACGGAACCACGGCGACGCGGATCGTCCAGTTGCTGGCCGAGAACCGGGACAAGCCCTTCTTCATCGCCGCCGGTTTCCACAAACCCCATCAACCGTGGGTCGGCCCCGTGGAGTTCTTCGACCAGCACCCGGTCGACGAGATTCAACTGCCGCAGACGCCGCCGGACGACACCGCCGACCTGCCCGCCGCGGCGTTCCGAATCCTGCCGGACGACGCCGCCCACACGGAGAGGCAGCGCAAGCAGGCGATCGCCGCGTACCACGCGATGGTCACGATGACCGACTTCTACGTCGGCCAGTTGCTGGACGCCCTGGAGCTGCTCGATCTCGCCGACTCCACGATCGTCGTGTTCACCAGCGACCACGGCTTTCAACTGAACGAGCACGGCGGACTGTGGCGCAAGACGGTCCAGTTCGAGGAGTCGACCCGCGTGCCGCTCCTCGTCCGGCTTCCGGACGGCCGGCAGGCCGGTGAGGTCGCCGGCGGACTCGTGGAACTGGTCGACCTGTACCCAACGCTCGTCGAATTGGCCAACCTGCCGGCCCCGGTGCATGAACTCGAAGGCACGAGCTTCAGGCCGCTGCTCGACGATCCGGCCCGCCCGTGGAAATCGGCGGCCTTCTCGGAATCGATCCGCCAGGGCTTCCACGGCCGCACCCTGCGAACGCAGCGCTACCGTTACACGGAATGGACGCCGCTGAGAGCGGCCGGCGCTGAGACGGAGCGCGAGCTCTACGACCTCGAGGAAGATCCCTTCGAGTACGAGAACCTGGCTTCCGACCCGGGTCGCCGCGAACAGATCAAGGAACTGTCCCGCCGCCTCCGCGCGGGTTGGCGTGCGGCGCTACCGGAGTCGATCTGACGCAGCCGGCGGCCGCCCCGCGACTCCCGGGCCGCCGCCAAACGTGGCGGGCAAGGCTCCGGGAGCGAGAGCAAGCGCTCGACCGTTCGGCGAGCACGCTCGACACCCGGACCGACATCCCGTTCCGCGAAGTCCTGCGCATCTTCGGACGGGCCCTCTCCTACATGCGCCTGTTCAAGGCCCGGGTGGCCACGAAGTTCGGGTTCTTGACCGCGGAGATGGCGTTCCGGCTGCTCGTCGCGCCCTGGCCGGGCAAGGTCGTCGTCGACCACGTCATCCTCGGCATGCCCATCGTCGACGCGGCCGGCTTCCCCTCATACCTAAGCCCTTTCGTGCTGTTCCTGGCCGGCAAGGGCCCGCTGGAGATCATGGCGTGGGTACTCGTCCTCGGCGTCTTCATGGTGACCGTGTTCGGGTTCACGACGAACCGGGGCACCGTCAGGTCCGCGACCGGGATGCCCACCGGAGCATCCGCGGCGTCGTCGGGCGGCGCCACCGTCCTCCTCCAGCAGGGGCACGGCACCCTGGCCCAGGGGCACGACACGGCCACCCGGACCGAGAACGAGGCCAACCGGGGCTCCGGCCTGATGGGAGGCATTCTCGGACTCCTCGACTTCCGGGTGCACCTGCGCCTGACCCAGTCGATGAATCACCTGCTCAGGACGAAACTCGCCGAGCGGATCAAGCGCCTGCCGATGACGACCCTGGACGACCAGCGGATCGGCGACAGCATCTACCGCGTCCTCTACGACACGACGAGCGTCAGCCGCGTTCTCTACGAGGTGGGTCTCGAGTTCTACTCCCACGCGCTCGGCATCACGATCAGCGCGATGATGATGTACACGTACTTCGGCGACGCTCCAGAGGTCATCCTGCTGGCCGCCCTGTCGCTGCCGATCATGCTCATCTTCGTCGGTCCATTCGCGCGGATGGCACGGCGCAGAAGCCAGGCCAGCCGCGCCTCGGGCGCCGCGACGACGGCGAACATCGAAGAGGGCATGAGCAATGTGCTCGCCGTGCAGAGCCTCGGTGGAAACGAGCGGGAAGGCCAGCGATTCAGGAAGGCCAGCGAGGAGTCCTTCAGGCGCTTTCGCATCGAGTCGCTGCTCAAGCTGACCTACCAGCAATTCGGCAGCCTGGCCTTCCTGCTGAGCCAGGTCCTGTTCTTCGTCGTTATCGCCGGACGCGTGATCGACGGCACGTTCACGGCCGGCGACTACTTCGTCCTCAACTACTACTTCTTCGTCCTGAGCGCGACGTTCAGCGGGATGGGCTTCATCTACCCGGTTCTGCAGGACAACATCGCCGGACTGCGCCGGGTGTTCTTCCTGATGGACCTGCCATCGGAGAAGACGGGCGAAGGCGTCGAGCTGCCCCGGATCAGCCGCGGCGTCGAGATGAAGGGCGTCGGGCTGACGTATCCCGACGGTCGCCGGGCGTTGCGCGGCATCAACCTGGATGCCCGCCTGGGCGAGATCGTCGCATTCGTCGGCCCGACCGGCGCGGGCAAGACGAGCCTCGCCTACCTGGTGCCGGCCTTCGTTCAGCCAACCGAAGGCACGGTGGCGATCGACGGCGTCGACCTGAAGGACGTATCGGTCGACAGCCTCCGCGATCAGGTCTCCTACGTCTTCCAGGAGACGCAACTGTTCTCCGACTCGATCTTCGAGAACATCCGCTACGGGAACACGGACGCGACCGAGGCGCAAGTCGAGCGTGCCGCGCGCGTCGCCGGTGCCCACGACTTCATTGCCGCCCTGCCCGACGGCTACCGGACCAACCTCGGCACCGTGACCAGCAAGCTCTCGGTCGGCCAGAAGCAGCGCATCGCGATTGCCCGCGGGCTACTGCGGGACGCGCGCATCCTGATCCTCGACGAACCGACTTCCGCGCTCGACCCGGAGACCGAGGCCTACCTGGTCGACGCGCTGCACGAAGCGGCGAAGCACAAACTGGTCATCATCATCGCCCACCGCCTGTCGACGATCGCCAACGCGGACCGGATCTACTTCCTGGAGGAAGGAGAGATCCGGGAACAGGGAACTCACGAGGAGCTGATGGCCGTGCCCGACGGGCACTACCGGCGCTACGCCACGCTACAGGCCGGGGCGCACTGAGATCGCTGCGAACGCTCCTAGAAGCGGACTCCGACCACCATTCGGAGCTCCCTCGGCACCTGGTAGGAGACGCGTCCCGGGAACGGTCTGCCGTTGAACGGATTGACGATGATCTGCTCCTGCTCGTCCGTTGCGTTCGCCAACTCGGCTCGCAACTGCCCTTCCACTCGTCCGCCCAGCGGGAAGTCCCAGGTCGCGGTCAGGTGGATGTTCATCGTGTTCTCCAGTTCGTTGGAGCCGCGCGGCGCGAGGTACCTCTCCGTGATGATCCTCTGCCCGCTCGCCGGATGAGCGACCGTGGCCCGGCCGATCCGGGTCCAGGGGCGCCCCGAGCGGAACCAGCCGGTCGCACCGAGGCCCAGTCGGTGGCTCCCCAGCTCCCAGTACTTGAGCGCCATCACGTTCAGGTTGTGGGTGC
Encoded proteins:
- a CDS encoding sulfatase-like hydrolase/transferase, giving the protein MVQSLRPVLPLLLIAALGCQPEAGDDPPNVVLLMADDMGWAQTGYYGHPLLKTPHLDAMAGAGLRMDRFYAGAPSCTPTRATVMTGRTNDRTGAFRVGDSINKQEKSLATAFRQAGYATAHFGKWHLNQVHPSGDNPLPGDDPHNPGELGFGYWLSHTNQFNLDPVFSQNGVPKQFEGDSSEILVAEALRYISEQRENGKPVFAVIWYASPHRPFGAFPEDEEPFTQLDDASRTHHAEIVAMDRSIGTLREGLRELGIAGNTLVWFTSDNGGLPDIDYGPENPGIRPDTTGHLRGFKKDFYEGGLRVPTIIEWPDGIAPRISNFPASTMDIFPTLIEVAKLDPESINDVHDGISIAGVFESEPTRREQPIGFRASGGLAWLDNDVKLVRNYFSDPTDPFELYNVIDDPGEEDNLIEQQPELAARMRAELDAWNRSVDASITGADYPEGRVLPSGRTEARSHSSSASRSSVPASSPPTKNS
- a CDS encoding ABC transporter substrate-binding protein, coding for MLLLLAGLLTFVVGCAPESRADRLEPAALAPRPPAVGGPRYGGHLRVGHSLEPTSLDAILGRSGADAYFWRQIFDQLVDADPQLNPRPETSLATSWEIATDPDSITFHLREGVVFHDGTPFNAHAVKTNIERILDPETVATPRASLAVIEGVQVIDEYTVRFDLARPWGAGFGMLADRGGVMSSPAAIEALGPDYGWNPSGTGPFRVKEVITGTLVHFVRNEDYWGRDEHGNQLPYLDEVTIRVIRDETVRAAALRTGEIDVTYLPYKDVSTFERDERVRIETMPGGGIALTLVFNVDKPPLDDVNVRLAIAHAVDPTVINRAIFFDRAIEADAGMWPVGSWVHEPDGERPTYDVDKARQYLERAGLESGLEFTAVTHHNPLLVSSAEVVRAMLKKIGIHMDIDVLSSGPATERFNHGQEYPMFITSWSRYPEPDWMASLAYKSDGYYNPGNVLRPDVDELVELGASLYDNDARKQVYIELNRTVLGEAWFTPLLYGVTFAAAPGRVRNLDQLMGWDGKMNFATIWLEE
- a CDS encoding ABC transporter permease gives rise to the protein MTSLAASPGHPTLELLRKLASVPQALAGLVVLALIAAAAVLSPWIVPVDAEEMDFDNLLSGPSAAHWLGSDQMGRDTLARLIVGARIALLVSLGAVGLGVLLGVPLGLLSVYFRGRVDDVLMRLMDALVTFPSLLIAVGLAAALGGSLRTVIIAIGIANVPWMARIVRSQGLSIRERDFVKAAESLGLSHPRIIVRHILPNCIAPVIVQSTLSMGYAVLTEAALGFVGVGIQPPTPTWGNMLQQAFPMLEQQPLLSIVPGVAIFLLVLSFNCVGDALRDLLDPRLRGVIH
- a CDS encoding ABC transporter permease, with the protein product MRSYLARRLLQAVPVLLLVTFLVFALMLAIPGDPARAFIGPGEALDEEQLQLIRERHHLDEPVIVQYLIWLGNVLQGDFGRSTQNMRPVAEELGGRALVTLQFGLAAWILAVLVGVPAGIASAVYRGKPIDYAATVVSIGGVAIPNFWLGIMAILLFGVGLGWLPSQGYVSLFDDPLQSLRHMVLPAFALGVTSCALIMRQSRSAMLEVLAQDYLRTSRARGSRERTVIWSHALRNALLPVITILGLQTGRIFAGAIVIETLFGIPGTGQYIVQAIFARDFLVVQAAVLLMAVAVLAANLVTDLACAWLDPRIKFGD
- a CDS encoding type II toxin-antitoxin system death-on-curing family toxin — its product is MDRVQFLTLDELLALHERLIERFGGSAGVRDLGLAESALFRPKSGYYHDVVEMAAALFESLLMNHAFVDGNKRIAFFATDVFLRLNGWKLEVETREAYEFLVGGLEAGTLDRDALDEWLRASVRPEGSTLPSG
- a CDS encoding sulfatase, giving the protein MRKQAALLILGALLAVPSTAQPGDRSDQLLLAAAAPNRQTGLEERPNVLFIVADDLNVALGAYLDSAPSPQYAGAKTPNLDRLAAEGIRFDRAYVQNPLCNPSRTSFLSGLRPSTTDIHNGQTPPRTKIGDDLRMLPEHFHDHGYFTARVGKIAHNIFEHAVSWDVSNFALSREPEMRLHLPGYLPGVDLSVERDNTWVDGSEDGMSRADVLAPLGRQGGLPLSWRATHESPRMTPDGTTATRIVQLLAENRDKPFFIAAGFHKPHQPWVGPVEFFDQHPVDEIQLPQTPPDDTADLPAAAFRILPDDAAHTERQRKQAIAAYHAMVTMTDFYVGQLLDALELLDLADSTIVVFTSDHGFQLNEHGGLWRKTVQFEESTRVPLLVRLPDGRQAGEVAGGLVELVDLYPTLVELANLPAPVHELEGTSFRPLLDDPARPWKSAAFSESIRQGFHGRTLRTQRYRYTEWTPLRAAGAETERELYDLEEDPFEYENLASDPGRREQIKELSRRLRAGWRAALPESI
- a CDS encoding ribbon-helix-helix domain-containing protein, with the translated sequence MTAIKISSKVDEAAWNELRDLARETKRNVSGLLSEAVEEYLARRRVRPDVLRHLEDSMRENEELGKLLAQ
- a CDS encoding DUF2911 domain-containing protein, whose amino-acid sequence is MHKYRATIPLIFAALLVTALPAMAQRADDADRASKNGMVKGKIDGVSITVEYGRPKVKGRTIWGGLVPYGQVWRTGADEATTITFSADVEIGGQKLAAGTYALFTEPGENEWTVIFNKAAKQWGAFRYDAGQDAARVTATPKAIGQHVEEMEFVIVDSWVALQWEQLAVPFEVKKAG